A stretch of bacterium DNA encodes these proteins:
- a CDS encoding DUF2188 domain-containing protein, producing MSSKNIHTVPNGKRWAVKEEGSSKPLSTHSTKELAEKRAISEAKSRHSEHVIHGRNGQIQDKDSYGNDPSRIIDKKH from the coding sequence ATGTCATCAAAAAACATACACACAGTTCCAAATGGTAAAAGGTGGGCAGTAAAAGAAGAAGGATCTTCTAAGCCTTTGTCTACTCACAGCACAAAAGAATTAGCAGAAAAAAGAGCTATAAGTGAAGCAAAATCACGCCATTCAGAACATGTTATACATGGTAGAAATGGTCAGATACAAGATAAGGATAGTTATGGTAACGATCCATCAAGGATAATAGATAAAAAACATTAA
- a CDS encoding DUF3892 domain-containing protein, with protein MSIHQITHIRKPDRYSNHEHITHVGNLSEGWIITREDAISRINSGTNNFFVMTGQHRSEVGIVKPNNGMKPYLRTHADGYWNDNLLSLPQC; from the coding sequence ATGTCAATACATCAAATTACACACATAAGAAAGCCTGATAGATATAGCAACCATGAACACATTACCCATGTTGGAAACTTGTCTGAGGGATGGATTATAACACGTGAAGATGCTATCAGTAGAATTAATAGTGGCACAAATAATTTCTTTGTAATGACAGGACAACATCGTTCTGAGGTTGGGATTGTAAAGCCTAACAATGGGATGAAACCATATCTTCGCACTCATGCCGATGGTTATTGGAATGACAACTTACTATCGTTACCACAATGTTAA
- a CDS encoding helix-turn-helix transcriptional regulator produces the protein MLTLGQYIREERDKNGTSLREFAKKIGCSPAFISDIELGKRNPSEEVFAKIAKYLNISLDELKKHDTRPPTEDLRKLNLNPKLAFAFRTLMDRDVKPEALIKFAENYSKKKNKDNTK, from the coding sequence ATGTTAACACTAGGTCAGTATATTAGAGAAGAAAGAGATAAAAATGGTACTTCTTTAAGGGAGTTTGCAAAGAAGATCGGTTGTTCTCCTGCGTTTATATCAGATATAGAGTTGGGTAAGAGAAATCCATCTGAAGAAGTTTTTGCTAAAATAGCAAAGTATTTAAATATTTCCTTGGATGAATTAAAAAAGCATGATACGCGCCCTCCAACTGAAGATCTTAGAAAATTAAATTTGAATCCAAAGTTAGCGTTTGCCTTTAGAACACTTATGGATCGAGACGTTAAGCCTGAAGCTTTGATAAAGTTTGCTGAAAATTACTCTAAAAAAAAGAATAAGGATAATACAAAATAA